Sequence from the Ereboglobus luteus genome:
CAGGCGCCGACGGGGTCGGGCAAATCGACGCAGATTCCGCAGATGCTGTTGCGTCACGGATTTCTCGACGGGGGCGAGGTTGTCGTTTTGCAACCGCGCCGGCTGGCGACTCGGATGCTGGCAAAGCGCGTGGCGGAGGAAATGGAAACGCCGCTGGGCGACATCGTCGGCTACCAAATCCGGCTGGAATCGCGGTTGAGCAAGCACACAAAAATCCGATTCGTGACCGAGGGGATTTTGCTGCGGCAGATGTCGTTCGACGCGACCTTGAGCGGCGTGAACGTGATCGTGTTTGACGAGTTTCACGAACGGCATCTCTACGGCGACATTTCGCTGGCGCGGGCGTTGCAAATCCAGCAGTCAACACGACCCGACTTGAAGATCATCGTGATGTCGGCGACGCTGGACGCGGGGGCGCTGAAAAATTACCTGTCGCCGTGCGAGGTGCTGGTTTCGCAGGGGCGGAGTTTTCCGGTGAAAATCGAGTATCTGCAAAAGACGGCGGATTTTGAGCGCGAGCCGGTCTGGGATGTGGCGGCGCGCGAATGCGCGCGCGTGGCGGCGCAGTCGGCGGGCGGCGATTTTCTGGTGTTCATGCCGGGCGCGTATGAGATTTCGCGCACGGTGCAGGCCTTGCAGGGCAGCCGCGAATTGCGCGATTTTGTGGTGTTTCCGCTGCATGGCGAGCTGCCGCCGGAGGCGCAGGATCGCGCGGTGGCGCGTTATGACGCGCGCAAGATTATTGTTTCAACAAACGTCGCGGAGACATCGCTGACAATTGACGGCGTGACGGTGGTGATTGATTGCGGGCTGGCGCGCGTGGCGCGGTTCGATCCGCATCGCGGGATCAACACGCTGCTGATCGAGAAGATTTCCGTGGCGAGCGCGGACCAGCGCGCGGGGCGCGCGGGGCGAACGGCCCCGGGTGTGTGCGTGCGGCTGTGGACGGAGCGCGAGCATGCGCAGCGTCCGGCGCAGGAATTGCCGGAGGTGAGGCGGCTCGACCTGGCGGAGGTGGTGCTGACGTTGAAGGCGAGCGGCATCGACGACGTGGCCGGGTTTCCGTGGCTGGAAAAACCCGACGCGAAAGGTTTGGAGCGCGCGGAAATGTTGCTTGAGGATTTGGGCGCGGTGGCGCGCCATGAGAAAGACGCGCATGCGACGATCACCGAAACCGGCCGCAGGATGCTGCGTTTCCCGGTGCATCCGCGTTACGCGCGCATGTTGCTGGAGGCGGATGCGCGCGGGTGCGTGAGGCCGGTCGCGATGATGGCGGCGCTTGTGCAGGGAAGGAATTTTCTTTTGCGGGGCGTGCCGCGCGCGGTGGAGGAAGCGCGCGAGGACTTGCTCGGCGAGGAAACGGAGTCGGATTTCTTTTTGCTCATGCGCGCGTGGCGGTTTGCCGACCAGAATCGCTACTCGATGGACGCGTGCCGGCGGCTGGGAATCCACTCGATGGGGGCGCGCCAGGTGGGGCCGCTGTTTGCGGAGTTTTTGCGGATCGCGGAGCGCGAGGGGCTCGACGCGGGCGAGAAACGCGTCGAGGGCGAGGCTGTGAGCAAGTGCGTGCTCGCGGGATTTTCCGGCCAGCTGGCGAAGCGCCTGGACGCGGGAACACTGCGTTGCGACCTGGTGCACAAGCGGCGCGGTGTGCTGGCGAGGGAGAGCGCGATGCAGCGCGCGCCGTTGTTTGTGGCCGCGGAGGTGAGCGAGGTCGAGGGGCGGGGCGGCGAGGTGAACGTGCTGCTGAGCATGGCGACGGCGGTGCGGGAGCCGTGGTTGAAGGAACTTTTCCCCGACGCTTATTTTGAGGCGACAAGCGTCGTCTATGACGAGTCGGCGAAGCGCGTGATTGCGAAACGCGAGCGCCGGTTTCGCGACTTGGTGCTCGAATCGAGGGCGAGCGCGGACGATGTGCCCTACGACGCGGCGGCGGCGTTGCTGACGCAGCAGGTGCTGGCGGGCAAAATCAAGCTGGAGCAGTGGGATGAAAACGTGGAGCAATGGATCGTGCGCGTGAACCGGCTCGCGGAATGGTTTCCGGAGCTGGAGGTCAACCCGATCACGGACGCGGACCGGGCCACGTTGATCGAGCAGATTTGTTACGGCGAACTCGGCGCGAAGGATGTGCGCGGCAAGCCGGTGATGCCGGTGCTGCGCGACTGGCTGACGGCGGAGCAACTGGCCGTGATTGACGACTACCTGCCGGAGCGCCTCGTGATGGGCAACGGACGCAGGTCGCGCGTGCGCTACGCGAAGGAGGGACCGCCTATA
This genomic interval carries:
- the hrpB gene encoding ATP-dependent helicase HrpB, giving the protein MPNPRELPIYELESAIVEAVRAQGRLIVQAPTGSGKSTQIPQMLLRHGFLDGGEVVVLQPRRLATRMLAKRVAEEMETPLGDIVGYQIRLESRLSKHTKIRFVTEGILLRQMSFDATLSGVNVIVFDEFHERHLYGDISLARALQIQQSTRPDLKIIVMSATLDAGALKNYLSPCEVLVSQGRSFPVKIEYLQKTADFEREPVWDVAARECARVAAQSAGGDFLVFMPGAYEISRTVQALQGSRELRDFVVFPLHGELPPEAQDRAVARYDARKIIVSTNVAETSLTIDGVTVVIDCGLARVARFDPHRGINTLLIEKISVASADQRAGRAGRTAPGVCVRLWTEREHAQRPAQELPEVRRLDLAEVVLTLKASGIDDVAGFPWLEKPDAKGLERAEMLLEDLGAVARHEKDAHATITETGRRMLRFPVHPRYARMLLEADARGCVRPVAMMAALVQGRNFLLRGVPRAVEEAREDLLGEETESDFFLLMRAWRFADQNRYSMDACRRLGIHSMGARQVGPLFAEFLRIAEREGLDAGEKRVEGEAVSKCVLAGFSGQLAKRLDAGTLRCDLVHKRRGVLARESAMQRAPLFVAAEVSEVEGRGGEVNVLLSMATAVREPWLKELFPDAYFEATSVVYDESAKRVIAKRERRFRDLVLESRASADDVPYDAAAALLTQQVLAGKIKLEQWDENVEQWIVRVNRLAEWFPELEVNPITDADRATLIEQICYGELGAKDVRGKPVMPVLRDWLTAEQLAVIDDYLPERLVMGNGRRSRVRYAKEGPPILSARIQELYGVEGRFTLGHGRVSVKIEVLAPNQRPIQVTDDLTAFWRDMYPKIKAELSRRYPRHEWR